From a region of the Nonlabens dokdonensis DSW-6 genome:
- a CDS encoding tetratricopeptide repeat-containing hybrid sensor histidine kinase/response regulator translates to MSKKHTVFYCLFLFILFTGFAQQDVEVYHKENLNYDEKQLDSVSYVLMEYYNKGTFEKILEQSPALIQNAIKIDAYQLELRFRNILGSTFIKLDDIENANIFFNHALQTAKKKKDSIGVMMMYISLGNTHFKDDKEKALAYFNKGLDFGYNGDRSEDGKFIIHHNLAELYIKKKNLAKAKYHLSKIVDKIDQQEPAVRRKGYAGTTNFIKASIHLMENQPALAIEDALLALKTKDDYDETYLLETYMVLMESYEKLEDFKNVVFYNKLYDSLRAVQYEKDKIEQQQIAKVDLHFDNIEKELRASELENDLINQKATESNLYLIFSIVVGLLLFLILMLLLKEKTKRDKLLKILTQKNAEYLKAKEKSEELARSNTKFLSTISHELRTPLYGIIGLSSLFLKEPKLRPFENDFKSLKFSADYLLALVNDVLHINKFNSKKGQELQEVHFNLSTLLFNIKSSFDFLNEKHNNDVELIIDPKIPEILYGDQTKISQVLMNLMSNASKFTEDGSVKLEVIFNEKKDDHYHLLFRIQDTGRGIQLDQQKAIFEEFTQVKDVNDLEHHGTGLGIPIVNKILFILGSTLELDSTYKVGSTFSFQLSLKEGEAENITQEVASKNIKSLAGKRVLTVDDNKINQLVTQKVLDQIGMLHSTASDGLEAIKMAKSSDFDFILMDINMPVMNGIIATQEIRKFNQNTPIIALTATIFNNPEEEIYCYGFNSIIVKPYRTAHLVEAFLKEL, encoded by the coding sequence ATGTCAAAAAAGCATACTGTATTTTACTGTCTATTCCTATTTATTCTCTTTACAGGTTTTGCTCAACAGGATGTTGAAGTTTATCATAAAGAGAATTTAAATTACGACGAAAAGCAATTGGATTCTGTCTCTTATGTTTTAATGGAATACTACAATAAAGGGACCTTTGAAAAAATATTAGAGCAATCTCCAGCGCTTATTCAAAATGCCATAAAAATTGATGCCTATCAGTTAGAGCTGCGATTCCGTAATATTTTAGGAAGTACTTTCATTAAACTAGATGATATTGAGAATGCAAACATTTTCTTCAATCATGCCTTACAAACTGCTAAGAAAAAGAAGGACTCGATAGGAGTCATGATGATGTACATCAGTCTTGGTAACACGCACTTTAAAGATGACAAAGAAAAAGCCTTAGCTTATTTTAATAAAGGTTTAGACTTTGGTTATAATGGAGACCGCAGTGAAGATGGGAAATTTATTATTCATCACAATCTTGCCGAATTATATATTAAAAAGAAGAACCTCGCAAAAGCAAAATATCATTTAAGTAAAATTGTTGATAAAATAGATCAGCAAGAACCTGCTGTAAGGCGCAAAGGTTATGCAGGCACCACAAATTTCATCAAAGCAAGCATTCACTTAATGGAAAATCAACCAGCACTTGCTATTGAGGATGCTTTACTGGCTCTAAAGACCAAAGATGATTATGATGAAACGTATCTTTTAGAAACTTATATGGTTCTTATGGAGAGTTATGAAAAACTGGAAGATTTTAAAAATGTTGTTTTTTATAATAAACTATACGATAGCTTGAGAGCTGTTCAATATGAAAAAGATAAAATCGAGCAGCAGCAAATTGCAAAGGTAGATTTGCATTTTGATAACATTGAAAAAGAACTGAGAGCTTCAGAATTAGAAAATGATCTTATCAATCAAAAAGCCACCGAAAGTAACTTGTACTTAATTTTTTCTATAGTAGTAGGTTTATTATTGTTTTTGATCTTGATGCTATTATTAAAAGAAAAAACTAAACGAGATAAGCTACTCAAAATACTTACTCAAAAAAATGCAGAGTATTTAAAGGCAAAAGAAAAATCTGAAGAACTAGCTAGAAGCAATACTAAGTTTCTATCTACTATAAGTCATGAATTGAGAACGCCGCTTTATGGTATAATTGGCCTATCATCTTTATTTTTAAAAGAACCCAAGCTGCGACCATTTGAAAATGATTTTAAATCCTTGAAATTTTCAGCAGATTATCTTTTGGCATTAGTAAATGATGTTTTGCACATCAATAAATTTAACTCTAAGAAAGGTCAGGAATTACAAGAAGTCCATTTTAACCTTTCTACACTTTTATTTAATATAAAAAGTTCCTTTGATTTCCTTAATGAGAAACATAATAATGACGTTGAGTTAATAATAGATCCCAAAATTCCTGAAATCCTTTACGGCGATCAAACTAAAATTTCTCAAGTTTTAATGAATTTGATGAGTAACGCGAGCAAGTTTACTGAAGATGGATCAGTGAAACTTGAGGTTATATTTAATGAAAAAAAGGACGACCACTACCACTTGCTATTTAGAATTCAAGACACAGGAAGAGGCATCCAACTCGATCAACAAAAAGCAATTTTTGAGGAATTCACCCAAGTAAAAGATGTCAATGATTTAGAACATCACGGGACAGGATTGGGAATCCCAATAGTCAATAAAATACTATTTATTCTAGGAAGTACGCTTGAGCTTGATAGCACTTATAAAGTAGGCAGTACCTTTTCATTTCAATTATCTTTAAAAGAAGGAGAAGCTGAAAATATAACACAAGAGGTTGCTTCAAAAAACATAAAGTCATTAGCAGGAAAAAGAGTCTTAACAGTGGACGATAATAAAATTAACCAACTCGTCACTCAAAAAGTATTAGATCAAATAGGCATGCTACATTCAACCGCGAGTGATGGTTTAGAAGCAATAAAAATGGCAAAATCTAGTGACTTTGATTTTATTCTCATGGACATTAATATGCCAGTCATGAATGGAATAATTGCTACCCAAGAAATAAGAAAATTTAATCAAAATACCCCTATTATAGCTTTAACGGCAACTATTTTTAATAATCCAGAGGAAGAAATTTATTGTTATGGATTTAACTCTATCATCGTAAAACCCTATCGTACAGCTCACTTAGTAGAAGCTTTTCTAAAAGAGCTATAA
- the mnmE gene encoding tRNA uridine-5-carboxymethylaminomethyl(34) synthesis GTPase MnmE, with the protein MYKNDTIVALATPAGSGAIAVVRLSGPEAHVIAGAIFVPAFAKAESQPSQKTYSKLGANTVTLGHIKDDDRVIDEVLLTKFVSPRSYTGEDVVEISCHGSIYIQQEIISLCLKKGARMAQAGEFTLQAFLNAKMDLSQAEAVADLIASESETAHQIAIQQMRGGFSNELKELRSQLLNFASLIELELDFSEEDVAFANRDDLKKLLNESQQTLRKLIDSFALGNVLKTGIPIAIVGEPNVGKSTLLNALLNEEKAIVSDIAGTTRDSIEDEINIEGVRFRLIDTAGLRDTTDTIEGMGIQRSYAKAEQSKLVLYLLDATHLNTSPRIIHCLMRIQIMREKFPDKPLVVVLNKIDQITGLEHAEITKQINKKSPETILISLSAKSHAGVEELKTALVASFNSGALSQDDSIVSNARHYDALQNAYSSLIEVQTGIENEVSSEFLAIDIRATAESLGIITGEITNDELLGNIFSQFCIGK; encoded by the coding sequence ATGTATAAAAATGATACCATTGTTGCCCTCGCTACACCAGCTGGTTCTGGTGCTATTGCGGTGGTAAGGCTTTCTGGACCTGAGGCTCACGTGATTGCAGGTGCTATTTTTGTTCCCGCTTTCGCGAAAGCGGAATCACAACCATCTCAAAAAACCTATTCCAAATTAGGTGCAAATACAGTCACGTTAGGACACATCAAAGACGACGACCGAGTTATAGATGAAGTTTTACTTACCAAATTTGTCTCACCTCGCTCTTACACCGGAGAAGATGTGGTAGAAATTTCCTGCCACGGATCCATCTATATACAGCAAGAAATAATTTCCTTGTGTTTAAAAAAAGGAGCGCGCATGGCACAAGCTGGCGAGTTTACCTTGCAAGCGTTTTTAAATGCAAAAATGGACCTGTCACAAGCCGAAGCGGTTGCTGATTTAATCGCGAGCGAAAGTGAAACGGCCCACCAGATTGCGATACAACAAATGCGCGGAGGCTTTTCTAACGAGCTTAAAGAATTAAGATCACAATTGCTCAACTTTGCAAGTTTGATAGAGTTAGAATTAGATTTTAGCGAGGAAGATGTCGCATTTGCAAATCGTGATGATTTGAAAAAATTGCTAAACGAAAGTCAGCAAACGTTAAGAAAATTAATTGATTCTTTTGCCTTAGGAAATGTACTCAAAACTGGGATTCCTATTGCTATAGTGGGCGAGCCTAATGTAGGTAAGTCTACCTTGCTTAACGCTTTACTCAATGAAGAAAAAGCAATTGTAAGCGACATTGCAGGAACGACACGTGATTCTATTGAAGATGAAATCAATATAGAAGGTGTACGTTTTAGGCTGATAGATACCGCTGGTTTAAGAGATACGACTGATACAATTGAAGGCATGGGAATACAACGCTCCTATGCAAAAGCTGAACAATCTAAACTAGTTTTATACTTACTGGACGCCACACATCTCAATACTTCACCACGTATCATACATTGTTTGATGCGCATTCAAATAATGCGAGAAAAATTTCCAGATAAACCGCTTGTTGTTGTACTCAATAAAATTGATCAAATCACAGGCCTGGAGCATGCCGAAATTACTAAGCAAATTAACAAAAAATCACCAGAGACTATTCTTATCTCACTGAGCGCCAAATCTCATGCTGGTGTGGAAGAATTAAAAACGGCATTAGTAGCGAGTTTTAATAGCGGCGCGTTATCTCAAGATGATTCTATAGTCAGCAATGCTAGACACTACGATGCTCTACAAAACGCTTACAGTTCTTTAATTGAGGTGCAAACCGGAATAGAAAACGAGGTTTCAAGTGAATTTCTAGCCATCGACATACGTGCCACTGCAGAGTCTTTAGGTATCATTACTGGTGAGATTACAAATGATGAGTTGTTAGGAAATATTTTTAGTCAGTTTTGTATCGGGAAGTAA
- a CDS encoding Hpt domain-containing protein — translation MTISTLPLTDLRESFDNDAAILGSILDMFLVEVPQDYLLLHQNIKNGDYHAAGLQAHKVKSSYRTLGINDMASILQKIEDSAKNNENTEMIPELLSEFNEKYEHVNNQVAYTKEQL, via the coding sequence ATGACTATTTCTACATTACCCTTAACAGATTTGAGAGAATCATTTGATAACGACGCAGCTATTCTGGGTTCTATACTAGATATGTTTCTAGTAGAAGTGCCGCAAGACTATTTATTGCTTCACCAAAACATTAAAAATGGTGACTACCACGCAGCAGGATTGCAAGCTCATAAAGTAAAATCTAGTTACCGTACTTTAGGAATTAATGACATGGCAAGTATCTTACAAAAGATTGAAGACAGTGCAAAAAACAATGAAAATACAGAGATGATCCCTGAATTATTATCTGAGTTCAATGAAAAATATGAGCACGTTAACAATCAAGTCGCTTATACTAAAGAGCAGCTTTAA
- a CDS encoding nitroreductase family protein — MNKSLEQLIQSRRSIFPAQYTGGEIPHTDLLEILESARWAPNHKKTEPWRYKVLEGQAITDLGNFMCEQFVKNTGKPLSFKLKKLKEKLAKTSVMILIFKYRDEKESIPEWEETAAVSMSVQNMWLTTHQLGYGCYWSSPKAFANMSQFKNIRVDGREEFLGFFYLGTYEKEQEIELPQRKTIEEFVQFVK, encoded by the coding sequence ATGAATAAATCATTAGAACAATTGATCCAGTCACGACGTAGCATTTTTCCAGCTCAGTATACTGGTGGAGAAATACCGCATACAGACTTGCTTGAAATTTTAGAAAGTGCGCGATGGGCACCAAACCATAAGAAAACCGAACCATGGCGTTATAAAGTCTTAGAAGGGCAAGCCATTACTGATTTAGGCAACTTTATGTGCGAGCAGTTTGTGAAAAATACGGGAAAGCCGCTATCCTTTAAATTGAAAAAGCTCAAAGAAAAACTTGCCAAGACAAGTGTGATGATTCTCATTTTTAAATATAGAGATGAAAAAGAGTCTATTCCTGAATGGGAAGAGACTGCAGCGGTGAGTATGAGTGTGCAAAATATGTGGTTGACTACACATCAATTAGGTTATGGCTGTTACTGGAGCTCGCCAAAGGCTTTTGCAAATATGTCGCAGTTTAAAAATATAAGGGTAGACGGGCGAGAAGAATTTTTAGGTTTTTTCTACTTAGGAACCTATGAGAAAGAGCAAGAAATAGAGTTGCCACAAAGAAAAACTATTGAAGAATTTGTCCAATTTGTAAAGTGA
- a CDS encoding DUF4268 domain-containing protein: protein MYSKQEAKQIRQQFWTMFGKRYDRKWMLYDTKLKDVVLKFSFEDRRALVSIDITHEDAIFRAYYYEKLLSLKSILLEEVNNELIFEENYQLESGKIISRVFVMLEGVKIKKQTDWPDVYEFYYENMSKLEAFFIEYKDFIEA from the coding sequence ATGTATTCTAAGCAAGAAGCAAAACAGATCAGACAACAATTCTGGACCATGTTCGGTAAACGATATGATCGTAAATGGATGTTATACGATACAAAACTAAAGGATGTAGTCCTCAAATTTTCTTTTGAAGATAGGCGTGCGTTAGTCTCTATAGATATTACTCATGAAGATGCCATTTTTAGAGCTTATTATTATGAAAAGCTGCTTAGCCTTAAAAGTATCCTACTTGAAGAAGTTAATAACGAACTCATCTTTGAAGAAAATTACCAATTAGAATCTGGCAAAATTATATCTAGAGTATTTGTTATGCTTGAAGGTGTAAAAATCAAAAAACAAACTGACTGGCCAGATGTTTACGAATTTTATTACGAGAATATGAGTAAACTAGAAGCCTTTTTTATTGAATATAAGGACTTTATAGAGGCTTAA
- a CDS encoding YifB family Mg chelatase-like AAA ATPase, with amino-acid sequence MLTKVYGSAVFGVEATTITVEVNADKGIGYHLVGLPDKAISESSYRITAALKNVGYRMPGKKLILNLSPADLRKEGSAYDLPLALGILNASKQIQTDDFKDYIIMGELSLDGQLQPIKGALPIAIKAREEGFKGFILPKQNAREAAIVDNLNVYGVDNILEVIEFFNEGKEIEPTVVDTRDEFFQALEHPEFDFADVKGQESIKRCMEIAAAGGHNIILIGPPGAGKTMLAKRLPSILPPMTLHEALETTKIHSVAGRTQEKAGLMAQRPFRSPHHTISDVALVGGGAYPQPGEISLSHNGVLFLDELPEFKRTVLEVMRQPLEDREVTISRAKFTVTYPSSFMLVASMNPSPGGYFNDPNAPVQSSPAEMQRYLGKISGPLLDRIDIHIEVTPVPFEKLTEERLAEKSTIIRERVTAARDIQTLRFRESEKTHYNAQMSVKDIRKHCILDEASKEMLKNAMERLNLSARAYDRILKVARTIADLENTEQINGTHIAEAIQYRSLDRDGWLG; translated from the coding sequence ATGCTTACAAAAGTTTATGGTAGCGCGGTTTTTGGCGTAGAAGCAACTACGATTACTGTAGAGGTTAATGCAGACAAAGGTATAGGGTACCATCTTGTAGGGCTTCCTGATAAGGCTATAAGTGAAAGCTCGTACCGCATTACCGCAGCTCTCAAGAATGTAGGCTATAGAATGCCCGGCAAGAAACTCATTCTCAACCTTTCACCAGCTGATTTGAGAAAAGAGGGAAGTGCTTACGATTTACCACTTGCATTAGGAATACTCAACGCCTCAAAGCAAATTCAAACTGATGATTTCAAGGATTACATCATCATGGGAGAACTATCTCTTGATGGCCAACTGCAACCTATTAAAGGAGCGTTACCTATTGCCATTAAAGCTAGAGAAGAAGGTTTTAAAGGGTTTATTTTACCTAAGCAGAATGCTCGTGAAGCAGCGATCGTAGATAATTTAAATGTTTATGGCGTCGATAATATTCTAGAGGTCATAGAATTTTTTAATGAGGGCAAGGAAATAGAACCTACTGTTGTAGATACAAGAGATGAATTTTTTCAAGCACTAGAGCATCCAGAATTTGACTTTGCAGACGTAAAAGGTCAAGAATCCATAAAAAGATGTATGGAGATTGCCGCTGCTGGTGGACATAACATTATTTTGATAGGTCCACCAGGAGCAGGAAAAACGATGCTTGCCAAAAGGCTTCCTTCCATCCTACCTCCTATGACATTACATGAAGCATTAGAAACAACTAAAATTCATAGCGTCGCTGGTAGAACGCAAGAAAAAGCTGGATTAATGGCGCAACGACCCTTTAGAAGTCCGCATCACACGATTTCTGACGTCGCATTAGTCGGCGGCGGTGCTTATCCACAACCAGGAGAAATTTCATTAAGTCATAATGGAGTTTTGTTTCTAGATGAATTGCCAGAGTTTAAAAGAACGGTTCTTGAGGTGATGCGACAGCCTCTCGAAGATCGTGAAGTGACTATTTCCAGAGCAAAGTTCACGGTTACTTACCCTTCTAGCTTTATGCTGGTAGCCAGTATGAACCCAAGTCCTGGCGGATATTTTAATGATCCCAACGCACCAGTTCAAAGCAGCCCTGCAGAAATGCAGCGCTATCTAGGGAAAATATCAGGGCCACTTCTCGACCGTATTGATATACATATAGAAGTCACGCCTGTACCGTTTGAGAAATTAACCGAAGAACGACTTGCTGAAAAATCTACTATAATAAGAGAAAGAGTTACTGCAGCAAGAGATATACAAACTTTACGCTTTCGCGAAAGCGAAAAAACACATTACAACGCTCAGATGAGCGTCAAGGATATTAGGAAGCATTGCATTCTCGATGAAGCTAGTAAAGAGATGCTTAAAAATGCAATGGAACGACTGAACTTGAGTGCTAGAGCTTACGACCGTATTCTTAAAGTTGCAAGAACCATAGCAGATTTAGAAAATACAGAGCAAATTAATGGTACACACATCGCAGAAGCTATTCAATATAGAAGTCTTGATCGTGATGGTTGGTTGGGTTAA
- a CDS encoding sensor histidine kinase codes for MSFILQISNTTVNYVAIGIMIFIILFSVGMVIFFMLSRKRITLSDLEVRDTKIKAQEDVLTATLETQEKERRRIARDLHDEISSKLNVISLNTDMLINESLDEKDTTLLLSRIKNATERTSENARRIAHDLLPPVLEKFGLCQALTELVGSINNEQLEINFRCNWDESNMSLENQLHTYRVAQELFNNSIKYSKADKIDLLLDDEPHRQMIYRDNGIGFQETKSVGLGTSNINSRISILQGTMTLKTANNQGVLYTFDF; via the coding sequence ATGTCTTTTATACTTCAAATCTCAAATACAACGGTCAACTATGTTGCGATAGGTATTATGATTTTCATCATATTATTTTCTGTCGGGATGGTCATTTTTTTTATGCTTTCGCGCAAGCGCATCACATTATCTGACTTAGAGGTGCGTGACACAAAAATTAAGGCTCAGGAAGATGTTCTTACTGCTACTCTAGAAACACAGGAAAAAGAACGCCGTCGTATTGCAAGAGACTTACATGATGAAATAAGCTCTAAGCTCAATGTCATTTCCTTAAATACGGACATGCTCATAAATGAATCTCTAGATGAAAAGGACACAACACTGTTATTAAGTCGTATTAAAAACGCTACGGAGCGCACGTCAGAAAATGCTAGAAGAATTGCTCATGATTTATTGCCACCGGTATTAGAAAAATTCGGTTTGTGCCAAGCCTTAACTGAATTAGTAGGTTCTATAAATAATGAACAACTTGAAATAAACTTTAGGTGTAACTGGGATGAAAGTAATATGAGCCTAGAGAATCAATTGCATACCTATAGAGTGGCTCAAGAATTATTTAATAATTCGATAAAGTACAGTAAAGCTGATAAAATTGACTTGCTACTTGACGACGAACCACACAGACAAATGATTTACCGTGATAACGGTATAGGCTTTCAAGAAACAAAATCAGTAGGTCTAGGCACTAGCAACATAAACAGTCGCATCTCTATATTGCAGGGAACAATGACACTTAAAACTGCAAATAATCAAGGTGTTTTATATACCTTTGACTTCTAA
- a CDS encoding MORN motif-containing protein, whose product MKLLPVKPILAICLFLIFTPNLIAQKVDFVNAPRNPIGFKAHKKHFNLEGDIFTSAGKLFLPDGKLVYNYGTRYYYENDRIVGNNYEDTFEYDAKGNIIKFKYKNGSTTTYGFNEKDLLVYEKNTYDEEKTHTYDSKDRIISTTVNKNGVFYQKREFAYKTDNGLLIIDLQYTDENGSPGFKGSYVYKNGYLVKEIISSGTYEYAYEFDKKGNKIDFFAAGDPDAKHYTTYNRYYSDKNKNYKLEYGYYQPGGKGDKLKTAYIDGVRATDLIVSKGVKPNEKIIYDPLKLNYYSVSNVFEDDHDVSTRIEVNNILSTNEECMSYAYDGKFINYVHGKNMVKSREFSFLGPHMIDYRVEKSVGLTYIIDDYKNQSKSVKKMRLLTDDEASIVYTRELEKDNFFIIVKGEHIDYKKARFEYLENGDPVIFINDVPLYILTGFKNAKNYEVKLGKPYEGELDNRVTNETTKTVETTSTTTDYQCVEGDCKEGWGRVVVNDIITDATFINSEMTGVAYITYPSDSYYHGEYVQNRRSGVGIYKWTNGNRYIGKWKDGKQHGYGFTMNKENQITSAGLFENGKLLTSYYDDYNNGKSTGNCTGNCFDGFGMYSYNNGDKYWGFFSSGKRAHIGIYSWNNGSIYTGSYMEQGKRTGYGMYSYVDGSIFKGMFIDDRIDGLGVMQYKKTGNVVQGVFNNKGAKVRDY is encoded by the coding sequence ATGAAGTTATTACCTGTTAAACCTATACTTGCTATTTGTTTGTTTTTGATTTTTACTCCAAATCTTATTGCTCAAAAAGTAGATTTCGTAAATGCGCCTCGTAATCCTATAGGTTTTAAAGCTCACAAAAAACATTTTAATCTAGAAGGAGATATTTTTACATCAGCTGGGAAGCTATTTCTTCCAGATGGCAAACTAGTATATAATTATGGAACGCGTTATTATTATGAGAATGACCGTATAGTAGGTAATAATTATGAGGATACTTTTGAGTATGATGCTAAAGGTAACATCATTAAATTTAAGTATAAGAACGGCAGTACAACCACCTATGGTTTCAATGAGAAAGATTTGCTGGTCTACGAGAAAAATACGTATGATGAAGAGAAAACACATACATACGACAGCAAGGACAGAATTATAAGTACAACAGTAAATAAGAATGGTGTCTTTTACCAAAAAAGAGAGTTTGCTTACAAAACTGATAACGGATTACTAATTATCGATTTACAGTATACTGACGAAAATGGCTCGCCAGGATTCAAAGGAAGTTATGTTTATAAAAATGGTTACTTAGTAAAAGAAATTATTTCATCTGGAACCTATGAGTATGCATATGAATTTGATAAAAAAGGGAATAAAATAGACTTCTTTGCAGCAGGAGATCCAGATGCTAAACATTATACTACTTACAATCGATATTACAGTGATAAAAACAAGAATTATAAACTAGAATACGGTTACTATCAACCTGGAGGCAAAGGTGACAAGCTCAAGACTGCCTATATTGACGGTGTAAGAGCTACTGATCTCATTGTTTCAAAAGGTGTAAAGCCTAATGAAAAGATTATCTATGATCCTCTTAAATTGAATTATTATTCGGTAAGTAATGTTTTTGAAGATGATCATGATGTTTCTACTCGCATTGAAGTCAATAATATTCTTTCAACAAATGAAGAGTGCATGAGTTATGCCTACGATGGAAAATTTATCAACTACGTTCATGGTAAGAACATGGTGAAGAGTCGAGAGTTTTCTTTTTTGGGACCACATATGATAGATTATAGAGTTGAAAAGAGTGTAGGGTTAACTTATATTATAGATGATTACAAAAATCAGTCTAAGTCTGTTAAAAAGATGAGATTGCTTACTGATGATGAAGCTTCTATAGTTTATACCAGAGAATTAGAAAAGGATAATTTTTTTATCATTGTTAAAGGTGAGCATATTGATTACAAAAAGGCGCGGTTTGAATATTTAGAGAATGGAGATCCGGTAATTTTCATTAACGATGTTCCTTTATATATTTTAACTGGTTTTAAGAATGCAAAAAACTATGAGGTAAAGTTGGGGAAACCTTATGAAGGTGAGCTCGATAATCGTGTTACTAATGAAACAACTAAAACAGTAGAAACAACTTCTACAACTACAGATTACCAATGCGTAGAAGGTGATTGTAAAGAAGGTTGGGGAAGAGTAGTGGTTAATGATATCATTACAGATGCTACATTTATCAATAGCGAGATGACAGGAGTCGCTTATATCACATATCCTAGTGATTCCTATTATCACGGAGAGTATGTGCAAAATAGAAGATCTGGTGTAGGAATCTATAAGTGGACTAATGGGAATCGATACATAGGTAAATGGAAAGATGGAAAACAGCACGGCTACGGATTTACTATGAATAAAGAGAATCAGATCACAAGTGCAGGATTATTTGAAAATGGCAAACTTCTAACTTCTTATTACGACGACTATAATAATGGAAAAAGTACTGGGAACTGTACAGGCAATTGTTTTGATGGATTTGGAATGTATTCCTATAACAATGGTGACAAGTATTGGGGATTTTTCAGTTCAGGAAAAAGAGCTCATATAGGAATATACTCCTGGAACAACGGTAGTATTTATACTGGTTCTTACATGGAGCAAGGCAAAAGAACAGGCTATGGAATGTACTCCTATGTAGATGGTTCGATTTTCAAGGGAATGTTTATTGACGATAGGATTGATGGACTTGGAGTTATGCAGTACAAAAAGACTGGAAATGTAGTTCAAGGCGTATTTAATAATAAAGGAGCAAAGGTTAGGGATTATTGA
- a CDS encoding response regulator transcription factor, whose amino-acid sequence MINIALADDESLFLETLSFMLDRSPEFNVLFTATNGQEMLDQLADCVFMPDVIVTDLKMPVLNGVEATKKMRASYPDLKIIALSSYDTDVFISNMLGIGAASYLVKNAKAEEVYTTIRQVHEKGFYYNDKLLRILHENSQNQNFKKSALDSKMISEREKEVLQLICKQFTTREIADELILSTRTVDRHRDSLLAKTRSRNVAGLVAFAIQNSIVDLKK is encoded by the coding sequence ATGATTAATATCGCTCTCGCAGATGATGAATCTTTGTTTCTAGAAACATTGAGCTTCATGCTCGATAGAAGTCCGGAATTCAATGTTTTGTTTACCGCAACAAATGGACAAGAAATGCTCGATCAACTTGCTGATTGTGTTTTCATGCCTGATGTTATTGTAACAGACCTAAAAATGCCAGTTCTTAACGGTGTAGAAGCCACAAAGAAAATGCGTGCTAGTTATCCTGACTTGAAGATCATCGCGTTATCCAGCTATGACACTGATGTATTTATTTCTAATATGTTAGGTATAGGAGCAGCGTCTTATCTTGTTAAGAACGCTAAAGCAGAGGAAGTCTACACCACTATAAGACAAGTTCACGAAAAAGGTTTTTACTATAACGATAAACTACTCAGAATTCTTCATGAAAATTCTCAAAATCAAAACTTTAAAAAAAGTGCTTTAGACAGCAAAATGATTAGTGAACGAGAAAAAGAAGTTCTACAATTGATTTGCAAACAATTTACCACTAGAGAAATAGCTGATGAATTAATTCTCTCCACAAGAACTGTGGACCGTCATAGAGATAGCTTACTAGCAAAAACTCGATCTCGCAATGTTGCCGGTCTCGTAGCATTTGCTATTCAAAACAGCATTGTAGACCTAAAAAAATAA